The Gammaproteobacteria bacterium genome includes a window with the following:
- a CDS encoding type II secretion system F family protein: MPLYHYKGRSGRGDLIQGDIDAGSADAVATQLLNSGITPIDIGERILRQDRDKLGKVLARLNYKPPDITDLAMFSRQMYTLMRSGVPITKALMGLISSARNPGLTDALRDIQASLETGRDLSTSMARHPKIFSTLYSSMVRVGEETGRLDEAFLRISQFLEFEKDTRDQIKTALRYPMFVGIAIAIAISVINIFVVPAFAKVFERQHADLPWPTRVIIGTSDFTVNYWPSILVGLAVFIVAFQLYIKTEQGRYNWDKLKLAFPIIGSIIKRATLARFARAFSMALGSGVPVIQALTVVAKGLDNEYVGDHILRMRNGIERGETLTRTAGVTDMFTPMVLQMIAVGEETGNLDELLSEVAGFYEREVNYEVKNMSAAIEPILITAIGFVVLVLALGVFLPMWDLATISTGGAH; this comes from the coding sequence ATGCCACTTTATCATTATAAAGGCCGTAGTGGCCGAGGTGACTTAATCCAGGGCGACATCGATGCAGGCTCTGCCGATGCCGTGGCCACACAATTGCTGAACAGTGGCATCACCCCAATCGACATTGGGGAAAGAATCCTGCGGCAGGATAGGGATAAGCTCGGGAAAGTCCTCGCGCGCCTTAATTATAAGCCGCCCGACATCACGGATCTTGCAATGTTTAGTCGGCAAATGTACACGCTGATGCGCTCGGGCGTGCCCATCACCAAGGCGCTGATGGGTCTTATCTCTTCTGCACGGAATCCTGGGCTAACTGATGCATTGAGAGATATTCAGGCCAGTCTTGAGACAGGACGAGACCTCTCAACCTCTATGGCGCGACATCCCAAAATATTTTCTACGCTCTATTCCAGTATGGTACGCGTCGGTGAGGAGACGGGCCGATTGGATGAAGCGTTTCTCCGCATCTCGCAATTCCTTGAGTTTGAAAAGGATACCCGTGATCAAATCAAGACGGCATTGCGTTATCCGATGTTTGTCGGGATTGCAATTGCCATTGCAATCAGTGTGATTAACATTTTTGTCGTTCCTGCGTTTGCCAAGGTCTTTGAACGGCAGCATGCGGATTTACCTTGGCCGACGCGTGTGATCATTGGCACATCGGATTTTACTGTGAATTATTGGCCTTCGATCCTCGTGGGTTTAGCGGTCTTCATCGTTGCTTTCCAGTTGTACATCAAAACGGAGCAGGGTCGTTATAATTGGGATAAGCTGAAACTCGCGTTCCCCATCATCGGCAGTATCATCAAACGCGCAACCCTTGCACGTTTTGCCCGCGCGTTCTCTATGGCGCTGGGGTCCGGCGTGCCGGTGATTCAGGCGCTGACTGTGGTGGCAAAAGGGCTGGATAATGAGTATGTGGGGGATCATATCCTGCGCATGCGAAACGGCATCGAGCGAGGAGAGACGTTGACCCGCACCGCGGGCGTCACGGATATGTTCACCCCCATGGTATTACAAATGATTGCCGTCGGCGAAGAGACGGGTAACTTGGACGAGTTACTCTCGGAGGTTGCCGGTTTTTATGAACGGGAGGTGAACTACGAGGTTAAAAACATGAGTGCTGCCATCGAACCGATCCTGATCACGGCGATCGGGTTTGTGGTATTGGTTCTGGCACTGGGCGTATTCTTGCCCATGTGGGATCTGGCGACCATCTCGACAGGTGGCGCCCACTGA